A single Mangrovimonas sp. YM274 DNA region contains:
- a CDS encoding gliding motility protein RemB, translating to MKRIALSFFMLLSIYGLSQSTEAYQKSPVFPGCETEPIDNLKVCFNNKINQYIFDTFKVPEIVNEEDYQGDIKILFEVDATGTFKVLYVDAVYDSLEDEVKRIFGELPKIAPGTYNGNPTYFQYSISVKIPLVNPQEISNEAYSPAELAHSITDLNETISKEYDSINNDIVPYEKLEYNSQLNIPFTHTYYARFDGQMNVLGTNSHTAAKPFVYAEVAPYYDFKAEKESLAKGSDGWWGRKLWDEHLVQVQGKDYWFTIDPIFDLQVGKDTEADFSSTYNNTRGLIVQGGLGKKFNFSTSVYESQGRFAQYFNDYAESLKAFGPDPAIVPGRGIGKAFKDRGYDYPVAEAYLSYAPAKFINVQFGHGKNFIGDGYRSLFQGDAASPHTFFKLNTKFWKIKYTNTWMWLKDVRPEIVEDKSFLTKYMANHYLSWNVSKRLNIGFFESVLWTDTNGRGFDINYLNPIIFFRALEFEAGQGAGNAIVGASAKYKWNNKVNLYGQFILDEFSLGDVKGGNKSWKNKFGYQIGMKYFNAFKVDNLMLQLEYNRVRPYTYSHNTIVLNYGHNNQSMAHLWGANFSELVIIGRYNYRRWFADAKFIIGKRGFDYNTEEDSFSYGGDIYRNYNERPFDTGVEVGQGITTNTFNAELQTGYIINPVSNLKLFTNISFRNFNPETNSADLANRDTFWFSLGVRTDLFNWYYDF from the coding sequence ATGAAGCGTATTGCACTAAGTTTTTTTATGCTGTTGAGTATTTATGGATTATCCCAAAGTACCGAAGCCTATCAAAAATCTCCTGTTTTTCCTGGATGTGAAACGGAACCGATAGACAATCTCAAGGTTTGTTTCAACAATAAGATCAATCAGTATATCTTCGATACTTTTAAAGTACCAGAAATAGTTAATGAGGAGGATTACCAAGGTGATATTAAAATTCTATTTGAAGTAGACGCAACCGGGACTTTTAAAGTACTATATGTGGATGCTGTATACGATAGTCTGGAAGATGAGGTGAAAAGGATATTTGGGGAATTGCCTAAAATAGCGCCAGGAACTTATAACGGCAATCCCACCTATTTTCAATATTCCATATCTGTAAAAATTCCTTTGGTCAATCCTCAAGAAATTTCTAATGAGGCTTATTCTCCGGCTGAACTGGCGCATAGCATTACCGATTTAAATGAAACCATTTCCAAAGAATACGATAGCATAAATAATGATATTGTTCCCTACGAAAAGTTGGAATACAACAGTCAGTTAAACATTCCTTTTACGCATACCTATTATGCCCGTTTTGATGGCCAAATGAATGTATTGGGGACTAACAGTCATACGGCAGCGAAGCCATTTGTGTATGCCGAGGTGGCTCCTTATTACGACTTTAAAGCTGAAAAAGAGTCGTTAGCTAAAGGAAGTGACGGTTGGTGGGGCCGAAAATTATGGGATGAGCATTTGGTGCAGGTACAGGGAAAGGACTATTGGTTCACTATCGACCCTATTTTTGACTTGCAAGTAGGTAAAGATACTGAGGCCGATTTTAGTTCAACTTATAACAATACACGTGGATTAATAGTGCAAGGTGGCTTAGGAAAGAAATTTAACTTTTCAACCTCTGTATATGAAAGCCAAGGTAGGTTTGCGCAATATTTCAATGACTATGCCGAAAGTCTTAAGGCTTTTGGTCCGGATCCGGCAATCGTGCCAGGAAGAGGAATTGGAAAGGCCTTTAAGGATAGGGGGTACGACTATCCTGTGGCAGAGGCCTATTTGTCCTATGCCCCAGCTAAGTTCATAAATGTGCAATTTGGACATGGAAAGAATTTTATTGGAGACGGATATCGCTCGCTTTTTCAAGGAGATGCTGCAAGTCCGCACACCTTTTTTAAATTGAATACGAAGTTCTGGAAAATTAAGTATACCAATACCTGGATGTGGCTCAAGGATGTGCGTCCGGAAATTGTTGAAGACAAATCTTTTTTAACCAAATATATGGCTAACCATTATTTGAGTTGGAACGTATCCAAACGACTGAATATTGGTTTTTTTGAATCTGTTTTGTGGACCGATACCAATGGCCGGGGATTTGATATTAATTATTTAAATCCCATCATCTTTTTTAGAGCACTTGAATTTGAAGCAGGTCAGGGCGCGGGGAATGCCATTGTAGGGGCCTCGGCAAAATATAAATGGAATAATAAGGTAAACCTTTACGGGCAGTTTATTTTAGACGAGTTCTCCTTGGGAGACGTTAAAGGCGGAAATAAAAGCTGGAAGAACAAGTTTGGATATCAGATTGGGATGAAATATTTCAACGCCTTCAAAGTGGATAATTTAATGCTGCAGTTGGAGTATAATAGAGTTCGACCTTATACCTATTCACATAATACCATAGTGTTAAACTATGGTCATAACAACCAATCCATGGCCCACCTTTGGGGAGCCAATTTTAGTGAGCTTGTCATCATAGGTCGTTATAACTACAGACGTTGGTTTGCCGATGCCAAATTCATCATTGGAAAGCGTGGATTCGATTACAATACCGAGGAAGACAGCTTTAGCTATGGTGGCGACATCTATCGCAATTACAATGAACGGCCGTTTGATACGGGCGTAGAAGTAGGGCAAGGAATTACAACCAATACTTTTAATGCCGAATTACAAACAGGCTACATTATTAATCCAGTGAGCAATTTGAAGTTGTTTACCAATATTAGTTTTAGAAACTTTAATCCAGAAACCAATTCGGCAGACTTGGCCAATAGGGATACCTTTTGGTTTAGTTTAGGCGTGAGAACAGATTTGTTCAATTGGTATTACGATTTCTAA
- the cyoE gene encoding heme o synthase, with amino-acid sequence MKNSSVSISSVFSDFKEITKIRLSVSVVFSSIAGYLLGAESIELTTLILLAFGGYFMVGASNAFNQIIERDLDAKMDRTKNRPIPAGRMSVNTGFAIAVLFTILGIITLYIINPRTAMYGAISIFLYTSVYTPLKTKTPLSVFVGAIPGAIPFMLGWVAARNDFGIEPGTLFALQFFWQFPHFWAIGWFLFDDYKKGGFFMLPTGKRDKGTAVQIIMYTIWTILVSIIPVFGFTGDLKLSIVAAIIVFLLGCVMLYYALDLFKKRTAQAARQLMLASVSYITLLQIVYVIDKFLR; translated from the coding sequence ATTAAAAATTCTTCAGTTTCAATAAGTTCAGTATTTTCTGATTTTAAGGAAATCACTAAAATAAGACTTTCGGTTAGTGTTGTTTTTTCTTCCATAGCAGGGTACTTGTTGGGTGCCGAAAGTATAGAATTGACCACTTTGATACTTCTGGCCTTTGGCGGGTATTTTATGGTGGGAGCTTCCAATGCATTCAACCAGATTATTGAGCGCGATTTGGACGCCAAAATGGACCGTACCAAAAACAGACCTATTCCTGCTGGGCGCATGTCGGTAAACACTGGATTTGCAATTGCAGTGTTGTTTACCATTTTGGGGATTATCACTTTATATATAATTAACCCAAGAACGGCCATGTATGGAGCCATTTCCATTTTCTTGTATACGAGTGTTTATACCCCATTAAAGACTAAAACACCATTGTCTGTGTTTGTTGGGGCCATTCCAGGGGCTATTCCGTTTATGTTGGGATGGGTGGCTGCAAGAAATGACTTTGGAATTGAGCCAGGAACCTTATTTGCTTTACAATTTTTTTGGCAGTTTCCGCACTTTTGGGCTATTGGCTGGTTTTTGTTTGATGACTACAAAAAAGGAGGTTTTTTTATGTTGCCAACAGGAAAGCGAGATAAGGGAACAGCTGTACAAATTATCATGTACACCATTTGGACCATTTTAGTGTCTATTATTCCGGTGTTTGGATTTACAGGTGATTTGAAACTTTCCATAGTTGCTGCAATTATTGTATTCCTATTAGGATGTGTGATGTTGTATTATGCCTTGGATTTATTTAAGAAACGAACTGCCCAAGCGGCCAGACAGTTGATGTTGGCCAGTGTATCATACATTACGTTGTTACAGATAGTATACGTTATAGACAAATTTTTGAGATAA
- a CDS encoding cytochrome c oxidase subunit 3, giving the protein MDLTEGTFQEKNARAKKMMLWFGIISLFMSFAGLTSAVIVSKSRPDWLNDFQLPSAFVVSTVIIVLSSVSFIFAKRALKQDNRSLATLMLCLTFVLGVIFIYSQVLGFSQIIDLGYNFTGPTSNVTMSFVYIIAAAHIAHVVAGLLSILVVIYNHFKQKYTSTEMLGVELSATFWHFVDILWIFLFLFLNFIG; this is encoded by the coding sequence ATGGATTTAACCGAAGGAACCTTTCAAGAGAAAAATGCAAGAGCCAAAAAAATGATGCTATGGTTTGGCATCATTTCATTATTTATGTCTTTTGCTGGTTTAACAAGTGCTGTAATTGTTAGTAAGAGCCGCCCCGATTGGCTTAACGATTTTCAATTGCCAAGTGCCTTTGTTGTGAGCACCGTAATTATTGTGTTAAGTAGTGTCTCCTTTATTTTTGCAAAACGAGCGTTAAAGCAAGATAATAGAAGTTTGGCCACCTTGATGTTATGCTTAACTTTTGTGTTGGGAGTAATTTTTATATACAGTCAAGTTTTAGGGTTTTCTCAAATTATTGATTTAGGGTATAACTTTACGGGGCCTACCAGTAATGTAACCATGAGCTTTGTTTACATTATTGCTGCGGCACATATTGCCCACGTGGTTGCGGGGCTACTTTCCATTTTGGTAGTAATTTATAACCATTTTAAACAAAAGTATACTTCAACGGAAATGCTGGGAGTAGAACTGTCTGCAACCTTCTGGCATTTTGTGGATATCTTGTGGATATTCCTCTTTTTGTTTTTAAATTTTATAGGATAG
- a CDS encoding cytochrome c oxidase subunit 3: MNTTVVNTGTEGKTWGGGNEPLKASYGKMMMWFFIVSDALTFSGFLAAYGFSRFKFIGTWPIADEVFTHVPFLHGQELPMIYVAFMTFVLIMSSVTMVLAVDAGHHMKKSKVTIYMFLTIIGGLIFVGSQAWEWATFIQGDYGAVQTKGGNILQFVNTEGERVALRDFVVAEHSERTTHENKNGLWFVGESSLPTYTVEEVVKGLESHSDILVRTQTLDEHGHKTVLTREASLKALKTNGKMVVEGANLHVNEYGSPLFADFFFFITGFHGFHVFSGVVLNIIIFFNVILGTYERRGSYEMVEKVGLYWHFVDLVWVFVFTFFYLV, from the coding sequence ATGAATACTACAGTAGTGAATACTGGTACAGAAGGCAAAACTTGGGGAGGTGGAAATGAGCCTCTTAAGGCAAGTTACGGTAAAATGATGATGTGGTTTTTCATCGTTTCGGATGCTTTAACTTTTTCTGGATTTTTGGCAGCTTACGGATTTTCTAGATTCAAATTTATTGGAACTTGGCCTATAGCGGATGAGGTTTTTACTCACGTTCCGTTTTTACATGGTCAAGAATTGCCAATGATTTATGTTGCTTTTATGACCTTTGTTTTGATTATGTCTTCCGTAACTATGGTATTGGCTGTAGATGCAGGTCACCATATGAAAAAGTCTAAAGTGACTATTTATATGTTCTTGACCATTATTGGAGGTTTGATCTTCGTTGGATCTCAAGCTTGGGAATGGGCTACCTTTATTCAAGGTGACTATGGAGCTGTGCAAACTAAAGGAGGAAATATTCTTCAGTTTGTAAATACAGAAGGAGAACGTGTAGCATTGCGTGACTTTGTGGTGGCAGAACACTCTGAGCGTACAACTCATGAAAATAAAAACGGACTTTGGTTTGTTGGAGAATCTTCGTTGCCGACCTATACTGTAGAAGAAGTCGTAAAAGGATTGGAGTCTCACAGTGATATTTTGGTGAGAACCCAAACACTTGATGAACACGGGCACAAGACAGTGTTGACAAGAGAAGCGTCTTTAAAAGCACTTAAAACAAATGGTAAAATGGTGGTTGAAGGTGCTAACTTGCACGTAAATGAGTACGGATCACCTTTATTTGCTGATTTCTTCTTCTTCATTACTGGATTCCACGGTTTCCACGTATTCTCTGGAGTTGTACTTAACATCATTATTTTCTTCAATGTTATATTGGGAACTTATGAAAGAAGAGGAAGCTACGAAATGGTTGAGAAAGTTGGACTTTACTGGCACTTTGTAGATTTGGTTTGGGTATTTGTATTTACATTCTTCTACCTAGTTTAA
- a CDS encoding cytochrome C oxidase subunit IV family protein has product MAHAHKLEILRGLVKFKSNTQKIWGVLILLSIITAVEVVLGIYKPEALMAKVIGMKLLNWIFIILTLVKAYYITWDFMHMRDETSGLRRAVVWTGVFLICYLAFILLTEGDYIQSVYSSGYIKNDF; this is encoded by the coding sequence ATGGCACACGCACATAAATTAGAGATATTAAGAGGATTGGTTAAGTTTAAATCCAATACTCAAAAGATTTGGGGAGTATTGATATTGCTTTCCATTATTACAGCAGTAGAAGTTGTTTTGGGTATCTATAAGCCAGAAGCTTTAATGGCAAAGGTAATTGGGATGAAACTGCTAAACTGGATATTCATCATTCTTACCCTTGTTAAGGCTTATTACATTACTTGGGATTTCATGCACATGAGAGATGAAACGTCTGGTTTAAGAAGAGCTGTGGTTTGGACAGGAGTATTCTTAATCTGTTACCTTGCCTTCATTCTTTTAACCGAAGGTGATTACATTCAAAGTGTATATTCATCAGGTTACATTAAAAATGATTTTTAA